The Vibrio rhizosphaerae genome contains the following window.
TGTTTGTTGTCTGTGTAAACACCACCATTCTGGTCTTCGTCAGAGCGATCTGCAAAACGGTATTCTGCAAATACATTCAGATTATCAAATGAACCAGCATATTTTAATTGGTTATCAACACGATCAAGTACAGTCAGTTTTTTAACTGAACTGTCACCGTGATATGACATGATGTCAGTAAAATCAGACAGCGGAGTCAGAACACCATCTTGTTTACCATAAGTAACTAGGCCGTATGTACCACCCAGACCCGCATAAGTATAACGGCTTTCAAAAGTACCGTTTTCTTTATTTACACTTTTAGAACCGTCTACAGAACCATCTTGAGAGGTAAATTGACCTTCGAAGTAACCTAAGCCGTACAGGTTATCATTGATTTCTTGTTTACCTAAGAAACCCAGACGAGTACGAGATTTATCTGATGCATCGCCATCTTTCAGAGAAAGAATGCCTTCGACACGTCCTTTCATCGTTAGGGATGTGCCGTCTTGGTTGTATAGTTCACCAGCGTTCACGCCAGTTGCCACTGCAGCACCTGCCACTGCAAGAGCGATCAGAGTTTTTTTCATCTTGTTAATCCTAAATTTACTGTCCATAAACGTTGAAGAACATAATCGGTCTGACCTGTTAAGCGAGGTATCCGAGCGACTATCGTCCATCATCTGTGATGCGAATCCGTACAATGCAACATAATAAAAAAGTTATGAAACATTGAACTTTTCGCCTTTCTCGTAATCTAGTTGTACATGCAAAGGTGGGGCGAAGTTAGTAAAATGATATAAATCAACGTAGTGAACGACGTTTTTAGGGATGTAAATAAATATCAAA
Protein-coding sequences here:
- a CDS encoding porin gives rise to the protein MKKTLIALAVAGAAVATGVNAGELYNQDGTSLTMKGRVEGILSLKDGDASDKSRTRLGFLGKQEINDNLYGLGYFEGQFTSQDGSVDGSKSVNKENGTFESRYTYAGLGGTYGLVTYGKQDGVLTPLSDFTDIMSYHGDSSVKKLTVLDRVDNQLKYAGSFDNLNVFAEYRFADRSDEDQNGGVYTDNKQDGYGLSATYALADIGVDLGLGYGAQDDDNQIVATVAYTLNDLYLSALYSHIDYDAAGADNYDGYEVAASYTIDKTKLIATYNYGKTNDTSVNNLALEVAYYFQPNFRSYVSYNLNMLDKGDTYKDAGNLKTVSDAGEQDEMVVGLRYDF